From Brassica oleracea var. oleracea cultivar TO1000 chromosome C3, BOL, whole genome shotgun sequence, a single genomic window includes:
- the LOC106330216 gene encoding uncharacterized protein LOC106330216: MQLVARVPAALFYWPLIQLAGAATDNIALGVAVGSKGRGNIPGATSDIRATLLLLLIGKCTADTVAFQEVGGEEFFRELLDDTDSRVAYYSSAFLLKRMMTEGWGIF; this comes from the exons ATGCAGCTGGTTGCGCGTGTTCCAGCGGCTTTGTTTTATTGGCCCTTGATTCAACTAGCAGGTGCAGCAACTGACAACATTGCACTTGGTGTCGCAGTTGGAAGCAAAGGAAGAGGGAATATCCCAGGGGCAACCTCTGATATTCGAGCCACCCTGCTATTACTTCTGATCGGTAAATGCACGGCAGATACAGTTGCTTTTCAAGAAGTTGGTGGAGAGGAGTTCTTCAG GGAACTCCTGGATGATACTGACTCAAGGGTGGCTTATTACTCTTCAGCATTTCTCCTAAAG AGGATGATGACGGAGGGTTGGGGGATCTTCTGA